One window of the Klebsiella oxytoca genome contains the following:
- the coaE gene encoding dephospho-CoA kinase (Dephospho-CoA kinase (CoaE) performs the final step in coenzyme A biosynthesis.), producing MAYTVALTGGIGSGKSTVADAFAQLGVNVIDADIIARQVVEPGTPALGAIAERFGPQMLNKDGTLNRRALREHIFAHAEDKSWLNALLHPQIQQETRRQIQLATSSYILWVVPLLVENNLSAKADRVLVIDVPKETQIERTMLRDRVSRQHAEHILAAQATREQRLAVADDVIENMGSPDAIASDVARLHAKYQLLASQAASQEKP from the coding sequence ATGGCATACACGGTAGCGTTAACAGGCGGCATCGGCAGTGGTAAAAGTACCGTAGCCGACGCATTTGCACAGCTCGGGGTTAACGTTATTGATGCTGATATTATTGCGCGCCAGGTGGTGGAGCCCGGCACTCCTGCGCTGGGCGCAATTGCCGAACGTTTCGGTCCGCAGATGCTCAATAAAGACGGCACCCTGAACCGCCGGGCTTTGCGTGAGCATATTTTTGCTCATGCGGAGGATAAGAGCTGGCTGAACGCGCTGCTGCATCCACAAATTCAGCAGGAAACCCGTCGTCAGATTCAGCTTGCCACCTCATCTTATATTCTCTGGGTTGTCCCACTACTGGTCGAAAATAATCTGTCGGCTAAAGCCGACCGCGTACTGGTTATCGATGTGCCGAAAGAGACGCAGATCGAGCGTACCATGCTTCGCGATCGCGTCAGCCGGCAACATGCGGAACATATTCTTGCCGCTCAGGCAACGCGCGAGCAGCGCCTTGCCGTTGCGGATGATGTTATTGAAAATATGGGTTCACCTGATGCAATCGCTTCAGATGTCGCCCGCCTGCATGCAAAGTATCAACTGTTGGCATCGCAGGCCGCCTCACAGGAAAAACCGTAA
- the ampE gene encoding beta-lactamase regulator AmpE, which translates to MTLFTTLLVLIAERLFKLGEHWQLDHRLEVLFRRVKHYSFLTTILMSAAAAAVVFIFQRLLQGLLFNVPLLVFWILLGLLCIGAGKVRLHYHAYLKAAARDDSRASDAMASELTLIHGVPPGCDQREYLSELQNALLWINYRYYLAPLFWFVVGGPWGPLTLIAYCTLRAWQTWLARYQTPRHRLQSGIDGILHVVDWVPVRLVGVVYALVGHGEKALPAWFASLGDRHSSQYQVLTRLAQYSLAREPHVDKVATPKAAVSMAKKTSLVVVVIMALLTIYGTLI; encoded by the coding sequence ATGACGTTGTTTACTACGTTGTTAGTTCTTATTGCCGAGCGTTTGTTTAAGCTGGGCGAGCACTGGCAGCTCGATCACCGGCTGGAGGTGCTGTTCCGGCGGGTAAAGCATTACTCTTTTTTGACCACCATATTGATGTCGGCCGCGGCGGCGGCGGTGGTTTTTATTTTTCAGCGACTGCTGCAAGGGCTGCTGTTTAACGTTCCTCTGCTGGTTTTCTGGATCCTGCTTGGCCTGCTGTGCATCGGCGCAGGTAAAGTCCGTTTACACTATCATGCCTACCTTAAGGCAGCGGCGCGTGATGACAGCCGTGCCAGCGATGCGATGGCCAGTGAGCTCACCCTGATCCACGGCGTGCCGCCCGGCTGCGACCAGCGTGAATATCTGAGCGAGCTGCAAAACGCGCTGTTATGGATTAACTACCGCTACTATCTTGCTCCGCTGTTCTGGTTCGTTGTCGGCGGTCCGTGGGGGCCGTTAACTCTGATTGCCTACTGTACTTTGCGGGCATGGCAAACGTGGCTGGCGCGTTATCAGACGCCGCGCCACCGTTTACAGTCGGGTATTGACGGTATTTTGCACGTGGTCGACTGGGTTCCGGTTCGCCTGGTTGGCGTGGTCTACGCGCTGGTTGGGCATGGAGAAAAAGCGTTACCGGCCTGGTTTGCGTCGCTGGGTGACCGCCACTCTTCACAGTATCAGGTGCTGACGCGGCTGGCGCAGTATTCGCTGGCGCGTGAGCCGCACGTCGATAAAGTCGCTACGCCGAAGGCGGCGGTCTCAATGGCGAAGAAGACTTCGCTGGTGGTGGTCGTGATTATGGCGTTGCTGACGATTTACGGGACGCTGATTTAA
- the gspE gene encoding type II secretion system protein GspE, producing MNTEQLLPLCQRHQALLLSSDEHTIAIAVVDSPAPELMEALRFATQKRIDIECWSQDQMDKRLQTPGVSMLPPPGEASASIVEQVNHLLEQALRQRASDIHLEPGDNHFRIRLRVDGVLHSLAPLALELAAPITARLKVLGNLDIAEHRIPQDGQFTLTLSGRPISFRIATLPCRGGEKIVLRLLHQVEQALDLEALGLSSQQLAVFRSALNQPQGLLLVTGPTGSGKTVTLYSALQARNRDEVNICSVEDPLEIPIVGMNQTQINPRAGLTFHSVLRALLRQDPDIVMVGEIRDAETAEIAIKAAQTGHLVLSTLHTNSTSETLVRLQQMGVARWMISSALSLVVAQRLVRKLCPHCRRETGSSTDVPHSLWPRALPRWQAPGCQRCYHGYYGRLALFELLPVNTALRQAITQGLSAAEVESLARESGMMTLFESGCLAVERGMTSLEEVVRVLGIPHGD from the coding sequence ATGAACACTGAACAATTGCTCCCCCTTTGCCAGCGCCATCAGGCATTACTGCTCAGCAGCGATGAACATACCATCGCGATTGCCGTAGTTGATTCACCAGCACCAGAACTCATGGAGGCGCTACGTTTCGCCACTCAGAAAAGAATTGATATCGAATGCTGGAGCCAGGACCAGATGGACAAGCGGCTACAGACGCCGGGCGTATCAATGCTTCCTCCCCCGGGTGAAGCTTCGGCCAGCATCGTTGAACAGGTTAATCATCTACTGGAACAGGCCCTGCGCCAGCGCGCATCGGATATTCATCTTGAGCCCGGTGATAATCATTTCAGAATTCGCCTGCGGGTAGATGGCGTACTTCATTCTCTTGCGCCGCTTGCCCTGGAACTCGCGGCGCCAATTACCGCCCGGCTAAAAGTACTCGGTAATCTGGATATTGCCGAACACCGGATCCCGCAGGACGGTCAGTTTACCCTCACGCTCTCAGGGCGCCCGATCTCTTTTCGCATCGCCACGCTTCCCTGCCGTGGCGGAGAAAAAATTGTTCTGCGTTTATTGCACCAGGTCGAACAGGCGTTAGACCTGGAAGCTCTGGGCCTGTCATCTCAGCAGCTTGCCGTTTTCCGCTCGGCGCTCAATCAACCTCAGGGCCTGCTGCTGGTTACCGGTCCAACGGGAAGCGGAAAAACCGTCACTTTATATAGCGCGCTGCAGGCGCGAAATCGCGACGAGGTCAATATTTGCAGCGTAGAAGATCCGCTGGAGATCCCTATTGTGGGGATGAATCAAACGCAGATTAACCCTCGGGCTGGCTTAACCTTCCACAGCGTACTGCGCGCCCTGCTACGTCAGGATCCTGATATCGTAATGGTTGGAGAGATTCGCGACGCAGAAACCGCGGAAATTGCGATCAAAGCAGCGCAAACCGGACATCTGGTACTTTCAACGCTGCATACCAATTCGACCAGTGAAACCCTGGTTCGCCTGCAGCAGATGGGCGTCGCACGCTGGATGATCTCCTCTGCGCTTTCGCTGGTCGTTGCCCAGCGTCTGGTACGTAAACTGTGCCCGCACTGCCGCCGGGAAACCGGTAGCTCGACGGATGTTCCACACAGCCTGTGGCCGCGAGCGCTTCCTCGCTGGCAGGCCCCTGGCTGTCAGCGCTGCTATCACGGCTATTACGGTCGTTTAGCCCTATTTGAACTGCTGCCAGTTAATACCGCGCTACGTCAGGCTATCACCCAGGGTCTCAGCGCCGCAGAAGTCGAATCGTTAGCGCGAGAGTCCGGCATGATGACCCTGTTTGAAAGCGGCTGCCTGGCCGTGGAGCGGGGAATGACCAGCCTGGAAGAAGTGGTTCGCGTTTTGGGGATCCCGCATGGCGACTAA
- the yacG gene encoding DNA gyrase inhibitor YacG → MSEEITVNCPTCGKIVVWNEQSPYRPFCSKRCQLIDLGEWAAEEKRIPSSSDLSDSDGWSEEKE, encoded by the coding sequence ATGTCAGAAGAGATAACCGTCAATTGCCCAACCTGCGGCAAAATCGTGGTCTGGAATGAACAGAGTCCGTATCGCCCGTTCTGCTCCAAGCGCTGTCAGCTTATTGATTTAGGCGAATGGGCGGCAGAAGAGAAGCGCATCCCGAGCAGCAGCGATCTGTCTGATAGCGATGGCTGGAGCGAAGAGAAAGAGTAA
- a CDS encoding family 43 glycosylhydrolase: MNNWPNPFIEQRADPYILRHQECYYFIASVPEYDRLEIRRSATLEGLRDAQPVVVWRKPDRGPMSLLIWAPELHEINGKWYIYFAASHTHDLDALGMFQHRMFALECTDDDPLTGEWQEKGQIKTPFDTFALDATTFHHQGKQWYLWAQKDPDIKGNTNLYLAELENPWTLKGKPVMLSKPEFDWECRGFLVNEGPAVLFHDNKLFVSYSASATDENYCMGLLWIDANADPLRPENWHKAPQPVFRTSYENRQYGPGHNSFTQTPEGEDVLVYHARNYTEIEGDPLYDPNRHTRLKLIRWQENGMPDFGIPEADTY, translated from the coding sequence ATGAACAACTGGCCGAACCCGTTTATTGAACAACGCGCAGACCCGTATATTCTGCGCCATCAGGAATGCTACTACTTTATTGCCTCGGTGCCGGAGTATGACCGTCTGGAAATCCGCCGCTCCGCAACCCTTGAAGGCTTGCGCGATGCGCAGCCGGTGGTGGTCTGGCGTAAACCGGACCGCGGCCCGATGAGCCTGCTCATCTGGGCTCCCGAGCTGCATGAAATTAACGGCAAATGGTATATCTATTTTGCCGCCAGCCACACGCACGATCTGGATGCGCTGGGCATGTTTCAGCACCGCATGTTCGCCCTGGAATGCACGGACGACGACCCGTTAACCGGCGAATGGCAGGAAAAAGGCCAGATTAAAACGCCGTTTGACACCTTCGCGCTTGATGCCACAACCTTTCACCATCAGGGCAAACAATGGTACCTGTGGGCGCAAAAAGACCCGGATATTAAGGGTAATACCAACCTCTATCTGGCTGAGCTGGAAAACCCGTGGACGCTAAAAGGCAAGCCGGTGATGTTGAGTAAACCCGAGTTCGACTGGGAGTGCCGCGGTTTCCTGGTGAATGAAGGCCCGGCGGTGCTTTTCCACGACAACAAGCTGTTCGTCAGCTATTCCGCCAGCGCCACCGATGAAAACTACTGTATGGGTTTACTGTGGATAGACGCTAACGCCGACCCGCTCCGCCCGGAAAACTGGCATAAAGCCCCGCAGCCGGTATTCCGTACCAGTTACGAAAATCGCCAATATGGGCCTGGACATAATAGTTTTACGCAAACGCCGGAGGGAGAAGATGTTCTCGTGTACCACGCGCGCAACTACACCGAAATCGAAGGCGATCCGCTGTACGACCCAAATCGCCATACGCGCCTGAAGCTGATTCGCTGGCAAGAAAACGGGATGCCTGACTTTGGCATCCCGGAAGCAGATACGTATTAA
- the ampD gene encoding 1,6-anhydro-N-acetylmuramyl-L-alanine amidase AmpD — MQLNGGWLEEARRVPSPHQDSRPDNETPSLLVVHNISLPPGEFGGPWIDALFSGTLDPDAHPFFAGIAHLRVSAHCLIRRDGEVVQYVPFDKRAWHAGVSNYHGRECCNDFSIGIELEGTDELAYTDAQYQQLVAVTRELISFYPAIADSITGHSDIAPVRKTDPGPAFDWDKFRSLLTSSSE; from the coding sequence ATGCAGTTGAACGGGGGATGGCTGGAAGAGGCGCGTCGGGTTCCTTCGCCGCACCAGGACAGCCGCCCGGATAATGAAACCCCCTCTTTGCTGGTGGTGCATAATATCAGCCTGCCGCCCGGCGAATTTGGCGGGCCGTGGATTGATGCCCTGTTCAGCGGTACGCTCGATCCTGATGCCCATCCTTTCTTTGCCGGGATTGCTCATCTTCGCGTTTCGGCACATTGTCTGATTCGCCGCGATGGTGAAGTGGTGCAGTATGTGCCATTTGATAAACGAGCGTGGCACGCTGGCGTTTCAAACTATCACGGGCGTGAGTGCTGTAATGATTTTTCGATAGGCATTGAGCTGGAAGGGACCGACGAACTGGCCTATACCGACGCGCAGTATCAGCAGCTGGTCGCGGTTACCCGTGAGCTTATCTCGTTTTATCCGGCGATTGCCGACAGTATCACCGGTCACAGCGATATTGCGCCAGTGCGTAAAACGGATCCCGGCCCGGCTTTTGACTGGGACAAATTTCGCAGTTTGTTGACCTCGTCGTCAGAATAA
- the nadC gene encoding carboxylating nicotinate-nucleotide diphosphorylase: MTPRRYNPDHRRDALLERINTDITDAVAQSLREDLGGKVDANNDISAQLLPQEAHSHAVVITREDGVFCGKRWVEEVFIQLAGDDVSFTWHVEDGDAVKANQPLFELEGPSRILLTGERTALNFVQTLSGVASEVRRYVDLLAGTKTQLLDTRKTLPGLRTALKYAVLCGGGANHRLGLSDAFLIKENHIIASGSVRQAVEKAFWLHPDVPVEVEVETLEELSEALKAGADIIMLDNFTTDQMREAVKLTNGQAALEVSGNVTFDTIREFAETGVDYISVGALTKHVRALDLSMRFR, from the coding sequence ATGACGCCTCGTCGTTACAATCCCGACCACCGCCGTGATGCGCTGCTGGAGCGTATTAATACTGATATAACCGATGCCGTCGCCCAATCCCTGCGGGAAGACTTAGGCGGTAAAGTGGATGCAAATAACGACATCAGCGCCCAATTATTGCCGCAAGAGGCGCACTCGCATGCGGTGGTGATCACCCGTGAAGATGGCGTATTTTGCGGTAAACGCTGGGTAGAAGAGGTTTTTATTCAGCTTGCAGGCGATGACGTCAGCTTCACATGGCATGTTGAGGATGGCGACGCGGTAAAAGCAAATCAGCCGCTGTTCGAGCTGGAAGGCCCCTCGCGCATTCTGCTCACCGGCGAGCGCACCGCGCTCAATTTCGTGCAGACGCTATCCGGGGTGGCAAGCGAAGTCCGTCGCTATGTTGACCTGCTGGCGGGGACCAAAACCCAGCTGCTTGATACGCGCAAAACGCTGCCGGGCCTGCGCACGGCGCTAAAGTATGCGGTTCTTTGCGGCGGCGGCGCGAACCATCGCCTGGGTCTCTCTGATGCCTTTCTGATTAAAGAGAACCACATTATCGCTTCCGGCTCGGTACGCCAGGCGGTAGAAAAAGCCTTCTGGCTGCACCCGGATGTACCGGTAGAAGTCGAAGTCGAAACCCTTGAAGAGCTGAGCGAAGCGCTGAAAGCCGGTGCTGACATTATTATGCTCGACAACTTCACCACCGACCAGATGCGCGAAGCGGTCAAGCTCACCAATGGCCAGGCGGCGCTGGAAGTCTCCGGCAACGTCACCTTTGATACTATTCGTGAATTTGCCGAAACCGGCGTCGACTACATCTCCGTTGGCGCGTTGACCAAACACGTCCGCGCTCTCGACCTTTCTATGCGTTTTCGCTAA
- a CDS encoding glycoside-pentoside-hexuronide (GPH):cation symporter, with product MNGNKLSVKEKIGYGMGDAGCNIIFGAIMLFVNYFYTDIFGLAPALVGVLLLSVRVIDAVTDPIMGAMADRTRSKYGRFRPWLLWIAFPYALFSVLMFTTPEWTYNSKVIYAFVTYFLLSLTYTAINIPYCSLGSVITNDPQERVACQSYRFVLVGIATLLLSLTLLPMADWFGGEDKAKGYQMAMTVLAIIGMCMFLFCFATVRERVKPAVQTNDELKKDLKDVWKNDQWVRILLLTLCNVCPGFIRMAATMYYVTWVMQQSTHFATLFISLGVVGMMIGSMLAKVLTDRWCKLQVFFWTNIVLAIFSCAFYFFDPHATMMIMALYFLLNILHQIPSPLHWSLMADVDDYGEWKTGKRITGISFSGNLFFLKVGLAIAGAMVGFLLSWYGYDAGAKQQSASAINGIVLLFSVIPGIGYLITAGVVRMLKVNREFMRQIQSDLEKRRVNYSELNDYQELKTGEHVRKA from the coding sequence ATGAATGGCAATAAGCTTTCAGTGAAAGAAAAAATAGGCTACGGAATGGGGGATGCCGGATGTAATATTATCTTTGGCGCCATCATGTTGTTTGTTAACTATTTTTATACGGATATTTTTGGTCTGGCACCGGCGCTGGTTGGCGTCTTGCTGCTGTCAGTACGCGTAATCGATGCCGTTACCGACCCAATCATGGGTGCGATGGCCGACCGTACCCGCAGTAAATATGGCCGCTTCCGCCCCTGGCTACTGTGGATTGCTTTTCCCTACGCGCTGTTCAGCGTCCTGATGTTTACCACCCCGGAGTGGACGTACAATAGCAAGGTTATCTATGCTTTCGTCACCTACTTTCTGCTCTCATTGACCTATACCGCGATCAACATTCCCTACTGCTCATTGGGTAGCGTGATCACCAACGACCCGCAGGAACGCGTGGCCTGTCAATCTTATCGCTTCGTATTGGTTGGCATCGCTACCCTGTTGCTCTCCCTGACGCTGCTGCCGATGGCGGACTGGTTCGGCGGTGAAGACAAAGCCAAAGGCTACCAGATGGCGATGACCGTGCTGGCGATTATCGGTATGTGCATGTTCCTGTTTTGCTTCGCCACCGTTCGTGAACGCGTAAAACCCGCTGTCCAGACCAACGACGAGCTGAAAAAAGATCTAAAAGACGTGTGGAAAAACGACCAGTGGGTGCGCATCCTGCTGCTCACCCTATGCAACGTCTGCCCTGGTTTTATTCGCATGGCCGCCACCATGTACTACGTTACCTGGGTCATGCAGCAAAGTACCCACTTTGCGACGCTGTTTATCAGCCTTGGAGTAGTCGGGATGATGATCGGCAGTATGCTGGCTAAAGTCCTGACCGACCGCTGGTGCAAACTGCAGGTCTTTTTCTGGACTAATATCGTCCTGGCTATTTTCTCCTGCGCCTTCTACTTTTTCGACCCGCACGCCACGATGATGATTATGGCGCTCTACTTCCTGCTGAACATTCTGCACCAGATCCCGTCGCCGCTGCACTGGTCGTTGATGGCCGATGTTGACGACTACGGTGAATGGAAAACCGGCAAACGCATCACCGGCATCAGCTTCTCCGGCAACCTGTTCTTTCTGAAAGTTGGTCTGGCCATCGCCGGGGCGATGGTTGGCTTTCTGCTCTCCTGGTACGGTTACGATGCCGGCGCAAAGCAGCAAAGCGCTTCCGCGATTAACGGTATCGTATTGTTGTTCAGCGTTATCCCCGGCATCGGCTACCTGATTACCGCTGGCGTGGTGCGGATGCTGAAGGTAAATCGCGAATTTATGCGACAAATTCAGTCCGACCTCGAAAAACGTCGGGTTAACTACAGCGAGCTCAATGACTATCAGGAACTGAAAACCGGCGAACATGTAAGGAAAGCATAA
- the hofC gene encoding protein transport protein HofC, protein MATKRLWRWQGIDIQGLPCQGMLWQDNRAGALQMLQRERIIPLTLRRLSVQNTLWHPRHSGEIIRQLAALLQAGLPLAEGLELLAQQQTSPQWQALLQALAKDLAQGISLSDALQKWPEVFPPLYLAMIRTGELTGKLEFCCAQLAHQQREQQRLTEKVKKALRYPVIILSLALLVVMGMLCFVLPEFAAIYQTFNTPLPWLTRAVMGTGIGFTRYWPWLAVLAVLPVIINRLICQRPSWLLQRQKLLHVLPVFGKLLCGQRLSQIFTVLALTQSAGISFLQGLQSVEETVSCPLWRQRLQQVCLRITQGEPIWQALTHSGGFTPLCLQLIRTGEASGSLDTMLENLARHHSEQTHQQADNLATLLEPMMLAITGTIVGVLVVAMYLPIFHLGDAISGMGG, encoded by the coding sequence ATGGCGACTAAGCGGCTCTGGCGCTGGCAAGGTATTGATATTCAGGGTCTCCCCTGCCAGGGAATGCTGTGGCAGGATAACCGCGCTGGGGCATTACAGATGCTGCAGCGGGAACGAATCATCCCGCTTACGCTACGCCGCCTTAGCGTACAAAATACCCTGTGGCATCCGCGCCACAGCGGTGAAATCATCCGCCAGCTCGCCGCCCTTCTGCAGGCGGGCCTCCCTCTGGCTGAAGGACTGGAACTGCTGGCACAGCAGCAAACCAGTCCACAATGGCAGGCGTTGCTGCAAGCGCTGGCAAAGGATCTGGCACAAGGTATTTCTCTTTCAGATGCCCTGCAAAAGTGGCCGGAAGTATTCCCTCCACTGTATCTGGCAATGATCCGCACCGGTGAACTTACCGGTAAGCTGGAATTTTGCTGCGCTCAGCTGGCCCACCAGCAGCGAGAACAGCAGCGCCTTACTGAGAAAGTGAAAAAAGCGCTGCGCTATCCGGTGATTATCCTCTCTCTGGCGCTGCTGGTGGTTATGGGGATGCTGTGCTTCGTCTTACCGGAGTTCGCCGCAATTTATCAAACGTTCAACACCCCGTTGCCCTGGCTGACTCGTGCGGTTATGGGCACGGGGATAGGGTTCACTCGCTATTGGCCATGGCTTGCAGTTCTGGCTGTTTTACCGGTAATAATCAATCGGCTAATTTGCCAGAGGCCGAGCTGGCTGCTGCAACGACAAAAGCTGCTCCACGTCCTGCCGGTGTTTGGCAAGCTGCTGTGCGGCCAGCGGCTTAGCCAGATTTTTACCGTCCTTGCCTTAACGCAAAGCGCCGGCATAAGTTTCCTGCAAGGACTGCAAAGCGTGGAGGAAACCGTGAGCTGTCCGCTGTGGCGTCAAAGGCTGCAGCAGGTTTGCCTGCGAATTACCCAGGGGGAGCCTATCTGGCAAGCGCTGACTCATAGCGGCGGATTTACCCCGCTCTGCCTGCAGCTGATTCGTACCGGTGAAGCCTCGGGTTCGCTGGATACCATGCTGGAAAATCTGGCTCGTCACCATAGTGAGCAGACGCATCAGCAGGCAGATAATCTGGCGACCTTACTGGAGCCGATGATGTTAGCTATAACTGGAACCATTGTCGGCGTGCTGGTGGTGGCGATGTATTTACCCATTTTTCATCTGGGCGACGCCATAAGCGGGATGGGAGGATAA
- the zapD gene encoding cell division protein ZapD, protein MHTPVLFEHPLNEKMRTWLRIEFLLQQLSVHPAITSHADALHFFRNVGDLLDVLERGEVRTDLMKELDRQQRKLQSWAEVPGVDQDRINELRQRLKQSGSTLMSAPRIGQYLREDRLIALVRQRLSIPGGCCSFDLPTLHIWLHMPQEYRDEQVAKWLASLEPLTQSLVLILDLIRNSAPFRKQTSLNGFYQDNGEDADLLRLRLSLASQLYPQISGHKSRFAIRFMPLDSEHGIVPERFDFELACC, encoded by the coding sequence ATGCATACCCCTGTTCTATTTGAACATCCGCTAAATGAAAAAATGCGCACCTGGCTGCGGATTGAGTTTTTGCTACAGCAGCTGTCGGTACATCCTGCGATTACCAGCCATGCGGATGCGCTGCATTTTTTCCGCAATGTTGGCGATCTCCTGGATGTTTTAGAGCGCGGTGAAGTGCGAACCGACCTGATGAAAGAGTTGGATCGCCAGCAGCGCAAGCTGCAGTCCTGGGCGGAAGTCCCTGGGGTCGATCAGGATCGAATCAACGAATTACGTCAGCGGCTAAAACAGTCAGGCAGTACATTGATGTCCGCCCCGCGGATCGGTCAGTACCTGCGCGAGGATCGTTTAATCGCGCTGGTTCGCCAGCGCTTAAGCATCCCCGGCGGCTGCTGCAGCTTCGATCTCCCGACGCTGCACATCTGGCTGCATATGCCACAGGAATATCGCGATGAACAGGTCGCTAAGTGGCTGGCCAGCCTTGAGCCATTAACGCAATCGCTGGTGCTGATCCTCGATCTCATCCGCAATTCGGCCCCCTTCCGCAAACAAACCAGCCTGAACGGCTTTTATCAGGATAACGGCGAGGATGCCGATCTGCTGCGCCTGCGCCTGAGTCTCGCCAGTCAGCTCTATCCACAAATATCAGGCCATAAGAGCCGCTTTGCCATCCGCTTTATGCCGCTGGACAGCGAGCATGGTATCGTGCCGGAGCGTTTTGATTTTGAACTGGCCTGCTGTTAA
- the ppdD gene encoding prepilin peptidase-dependent pilin: protein MDKQRGFTLIELMVVIGIIAILSAIGIPAYQNYLRKAALTDMLQTFVPFRTAIELCALEHGGLPTCDGGSNGIPSPATSRYVSAMTVTAGVVTLTGQESLNGLSVTMTPTWDNANGITGWQRVCSITGDSALKQACEDVFRFN from the coding sequence ATGGACAAACAACGTGGTTTTACTTTAATCGAACTGATGGTAGTCATCGGAATCATTGCCATACTCAGCGCAATCGGCATTCCGGCTTATCAAAACTACCTGCGAAAAGCGGCGCTTACCGACATGCTGCAAACCTTCGTCCCCTTCCGTACCGCTATTGAACTTTGCGCGCTCGAGCACGGCGGCCTGCCAACCTGCGATGGCGGCAGCAACGGGATCCCATCCCCCGCCACCTCCCGCTATGTTTCAGCAATGACCGTAACCGCTGGCGTTGTCACGCTCACCGGGCAGGAAAGCCTCAATGGTTTAAGCGTCACCATGACGCCGACCTGGGATAACGCTAACGGCATCACTGGCTGGCAGCGCGTCTGCAGCATTACCGGTGATAGCGCACTTAAGCAGGCCTGTGAAGATGTGTTCCGATTTAATTGA
- a CDS encoding GMP reductase, with amino-acid sequence MRIEEDLKLGFKDVLIRPKRSTLKSRSDVQLEREFTFKHSGQTWSGVPIIAANMDTVGTFAMAKVLASFGVLTAVHKHYSVEQWQAFVQSVSADVLQHVMVSTGTSDADFEKTKQILSQNPQLSFVCIDVANGYSEHFVQFVAKAREAWPQKTIIAGNVVTGEMCEELVLSGADIVKVGIGPGSVCTTRVKTGVGYPQLSAVIECADAAHGLGGQIISDGGCTMPGDVAKAFGGGADFVMLGGMLAGHEESGGTVVEENGEKFMLFYGMSSESAMTRHVGGVAQYRAAEGKTVKLPLRGPVENTARDILGGLRSACTYVGASRLKELTKRTTFIRVQEQENRVFNSL; translated from the coding sequence ATGCGTATTGAAGAAGATTTGAAGCTTGGTTTTAAAGACGTTCTTATCCGCCCGAAACGCTCTACCCTCAAAAGCCGTTCTGATGTACAGCTGGAACGTGAATTCACTTTCAAACATTCAGGCCAGACCTGGTCCGGTGTACCGATTATTGCAGCTAACATGGATACCGTCGGCACGTTTGCCATGGCTAAAGTGCTGGCTTCTTTTGGCGTTCTGACCGCGGTACATAAACACTACAGCGTTGAGCAGTGGCAGGCGTTTGTTCAGAGCGTCTCTGCGGACGTACTGCAGCATGTGATGGTCTCGACTGGCACCTCCGATGCGGATTTTGAAAAAACGAAACAAATTCTGAGCCAGAACCCGCAGCTAAGCTTTGTGTGCATTGATGTGGCGAATGGTTATTCCGAACATTTTGTGCAGTTCGTGGCGAAAGCTCGCGAAGCCTGGCCGCAGAAAACTATTATTGCGGGTAATGTTGTTACCGGTGAAATGTGCGAAGAGCTGGTTCTGTCTGGTGCCGATATTGTGAAGGTTGGTATCGGTCCGGGCTCTGTGTGTACTACGCGTGTAAAAACCGGCGTTGGCTATCCGCAGCTTTCGGCGGTTATTGAATGTGCCGATGCGGCGCACGGCCTGGGCGGGCAGATTATCAGCGACGGCGGTTGCACCATGCCGGGCGATGTGGCTAAAGCATTTGGCGGCGGCGCTGATTTCGTTATGCTTGGCGGTATGCTGGCCGGTCACGAAGAGAGCGGTGGTACTGTAGTTGAAGAGAATGGCGAAAAATTCATGCTGTTCTACGGTATGAGCTCCGAGTCGGCGATGACCCGTCACGTTGGTGGTGTAGCCCAGTATCGTGCGGCTGAAGGTAAAACCGTTAAGCTGCCTTTGCGCGGTCCGGTTGAAAATACCGCACGCGATATCCTTGGCGGCCTGCGTTCTGCATGTACCTACGTTGGCGCTTCACGCCTGAAAGAATTAACTAAACGTACGACTTTTATTCGCGTGCAGGAACAAGAGAACCGCGTGTTCAACAGCCTGTAA